CGATCGTCATCCCGCTCTACCTCGGGCTCGCGATCACGCACTTCGACGCGCCCGGCCTCACCGACGACGTCGAGGTCATCGGCATCAGCGCGCGGGTATTCGCGATCACAGTCGTCCCGCTGACGATCGGCATGTGGATCCGGCGGCGCCGCACGGAGTGGGCCCGCCGTCACGAGGACCGCGCCAAGATCATCGCGATATCGGCGCTGGCCATCGTGATCGTGATCGCGGTCATCGACGAGTTCGAGCTGATCCAGGAGAACTTCACCACGCTCGTGTTCGCCGCGCTGGCCTTCAACGTCGCCGCGATGACGATGTCCTACACCATCTCGCGCGTGGCCCGGCTCACGGAACGTCAGGCCACCGCCGTCGCCCTCGAGCTGGGCATCCACAACGGCACGGTCGCCATTGCGGTGGCCGCCCTCGTGGACACCCGGCTCGCCGCCCCCGCCGCGGTGTACACGCTGCCGATGTTCATCAACGGCGCACTGTTCGCCCGCGCGATGGCGCGGCGCAACGCCGCGGCGCTCGCGCAGGCGGAGGCCGGCGCGGCCGCAGCGGGTGAGCCGGCGGCGGCGGGCGCCGCCCCGAGGATCTAGGCGCCCCGGCGGCGGGGTAATCGAACCGGCTGACGCCGGCCAAGCCCCAAGCCGCTCAGGGCCTCAGCGGGACGGGCTGTCCTGGTCGCGCGTCCGGCTGCCCTGCTCGGGACCCGGCGCCCCAGGGTCCTTCAGCGCCTCGGCCGCCTCCTTGGCCTTGTCGGTCGCGCGGCCCTGGCCGGACGCGATGTCCTTGAGCTCGTTGACATCCTCCTTGAGGGCATCGGTTCCTCCGCGCTTCTCGATGATGCCCTTCGCCTTCTCCTTGATCCTGGAGAAGTCCACGTGAGGCTCCAATCATTCGGGATCGAGTCCCCCACCGCCCGGCGCGACCGTACCACCTTGCCCCCGGCCCGACGCAGGCGATACGGTCGCCCACTGTGAGGGCAGGGGCCCCAACCTTCGTGATCGCCCTGTTGGCGGCGGCGCTCGCCCTCGTGGCCGCGCCCCAGGCAGCCCGCGCCGCCGGCATGACCACCCACGCCTGGATGGCCGACGTCGGCATCGACCGAGTCGAGGACCAGGCGCTGCGCGAGCTGCTGAGCACCCAGCGCGCCACCGTCGGCAGCGGCGCCTCCTACCCCGACTCGGGCTACTACCTCGGCGCGGTCCACCCGGGCGCGGACTTCGGCGAGATCACCCACTGGGAGCAGTTCATCAACGCCTACGTGGCCCACATCCGCTCCAAGCCCGGCTGTGAGGGAACGCTGACCGACCCGCGCGGACCCTGCGCGCAGCTCGTCGCCCACCTGATGGGCGCCGCGGCCCACGGGCTGGGGGACGAGACGTGGGACTGGATGTTCGAGTCGCAGATGCCCGACCACGGCGAGCACCCGCACGACCGGCGGCGCGTGGACGACCAGCCCGGCTGGGCCGAGCTCGGGACCCTGCCGGCAGGCGGCAGCGAGCTCCAGTCCCTGCTCATCGGCCTCGACGACGCGACCGTCGGCGATGACGACCACCCGCTGTTCGGGGTGATCAACTCGCCCGAGTACAACATGGACGTCGTCGCCATCAACGACCACGGGCGGGTGTGGTTCGACAGCCTCCCGCCGCCGGTCTCAGACCTCGTCGAGGTCTACCGCGACATCGGCCGCGACGACGTGACGGCGGACGGCATCACCGTGGCCTGGGCGGGCATCACGGCCATCCTCGCCGCTGAGCGCGCCAGCATCCTCGATGCCCAGGGCGTGCGCAACGACATGCCGTGGTCGGCCGCGAACATGACCACGAGCCAGGGCGGGGTCTTCCACAGCGCCGAGATGATCGCCGGCTACTACGAGGCGCTCTGGCACAAGCTGCTCGACGACGAGCATCCCGCGCCGCGGGTGGTGGGCACGGCGCCGTTCGACGGGACCGAGGGCGTCCCCACCGACTGGGCGGGCGCGCAGACCTTCGCGGGACCGCACGGCGACGGCGACAAGCGCATCATCGCGGTGCTCTCCAACGGGCTGGCCTACGACGCGCCACGGCACCGGCCCGGGGCCATGCGGCTGTTCGACGAGCACGGCAACGAGGTGCCGCCGCGGGCCGGCTTCCCACAGACAGGCCCCTACGGCGGGCCGGGCGTGCACTCCATCGCGTTCTTCCCGGCGGGCGACCTCGCCGCCTGCACGACCTACACGGCCGAGGTGACCACCGAGCTCGCCGACCACGCGGGCGTGAGCCTTGCCGAGCCGTACCGGTGGAGCTTCACCACCGGCGGCTGCCCGTAGCAGCTACTTCCCGTCGTGCTGGTGCAGCGCCTCGGCCATCTCGCGGCCCTCGGCGGCACGGCGTGCCTGGACCCTGACGCGGTCCTCGACGCCCCGGCGCTGCCGGGCGGCCTTGCGCGCCTGCTCGTTGCGGGCGGCGATGGCGTCTCGCTGCTCCTTCCACGCGGCCTCGCCGCGCTTGGGGGCCGGCGCGTCCTGCTTGTCGGTTCCGTCGTTCAAGGACTCAGTCCTGACTGCTCCCCGGTGTGCTGAGCCACAAAGGGATGCGGGGAGCGCGGCATCCGGCGGTGGGTACGTCTACAAGAAGGTTAGCTCGCCGCTACGGGACGGCGACGACGAGCAGCTCGTCATCGCCCACCCGCACGCTGTCCCCGGGGTGGAGCTGGCGGCCGCGGCGCGCCTCGGGCTCACCGTTCACGAACACGCCCTCCTCGGCGAGGAAGGCCTTCATCTCACCGCCTGCCTCGACCACCCCGCTGAGCTTCAGGAGCTGACCGAGCCGGATCATGTCGCCGGTGATCGGCACCTCTTGCGCGTCTCCCGCCATGGGCTCACCGTACTCTTCGCCCGTGGCTCGCGCGCGAATCCCCGGCTGGGGCCGAGGGCGCCTCGGACTGGCAGGCACCCCGGCCCGGTCGTCGGGCGTGAGTCAGGCGGCGATGCGCCCGGCGAGCATCTGCTTGCCCTGCTCGCCGCCCTTGCGGCTCTCGGCCTGGGCCTTCTTGAACAGCGTGGCGAGCTCGTCGTCGCCCTCGCGCTCGGCGTCCTGGATGTAGGTGTCGAGCCGCAGCGCGTTCTGGAGGCACTGCTCCACGAACCAGACCAGGTTGTAGTCCTTGTCCTTCGTGCCCGTGATCTCGCCGGTCTCCTGCGTCATGGTGCTCCTCCTCGGATAGTGGGGACTTGGCCGCCATTTCCCGCTACGGCCAGGCTCACACCTGCGTGACGCAGAGCACACGAGGGGTTGGCGCGGCCTCTAGCCTCCTCCAGACGCTCGCCCTGGACCGCATTCGCCGCGGGCGCGAAAGGAACCGACTCCCCGATGCACTCCCACCCGCGCGCGGGCAGGCTCGCGTGCGTCACCGCCGCGCTGGGCGTGGCTGCCACCGCATCGGCCGGGCTGGCCTCGGCCGCGCCCGAGGAACGTCCGGCGCGTCCCGGCACGCTGCGCGCTCTGCTCGACGCCCCCGCCCCGGCGGGGCCCGTGCGCGGCGAGCGGCTGCTGGCCGGATTGCCGCCCCGCGCCGGCGCACGCCGCGAGCCGCGCCGCGAGCGGGCGGTCCATCCGGTAAAGGGCCGCGTGGGCTACGGCGAGGCGATCGCGCGCTTCGGCGTCTCACGCCCCGGCCACGTGCACCAGGGACAGGACGTCTTCGCCGCGGCCGGAACGCCGCTGCGCGTGGTGCGCGACGCGCGGGTGGTGGACGCCGGCAGCGGAGACGGCCGCGGCAACTGGGTGGCGCTGCACAGCCGCCGTGACAGGCGCACGTACGTCTACTTCCACATGCAGCGCCCCGCTGAGGTCGAGCCGGGTGAGCGCGTGCGCGCCGGGCAGCGCATCGGCCGCCTGGGCTGCACGGGCAGCTGCTTCGGCGATCACCTGCACTTCGAGGTGCACCGCGGCCGCGGGACGAGCCGCGGCGCGGCGATCGATCCGCTGCCGCTGCTGCGGCGCTGGTCGCGCGGGTGACGATCAGCCGCGCGAGCGCCGGCGGCGCACGCCCGCCGTGCGCGACGGCGCACCACGCTCCAGGCGCGCAACCTCGCGACCCACCTCGTGGTCGATCGCGTCGTTCATCGCCAGTCCGAACATGGCCACCAGCGACTCCCCGGCCAGCGGGCGCAGGCGTTCCAGCGCGGAGCGCACCTCCGGCCAGCGCTCCTCCGGTGAGCCGTCCGCCTCGAACGGCTTCCACACGTGCTCGAGGAAGAGCTTGGCGTACACGTGCGCGACGCGGTCGGCGTGCTTGCGCAGCTCGGCCGCGAGGTCGAGCGCCTGCTCCTGGGAGAGCCCGAGCGCGGTGAGCTCATCCGCGGCGTGCTGGAGGCGGGGGCTGGCGATCTCGAAGGTGCCGTCGGTGAGCGGACGCAGCAGCCCCAGCTTCACGGAGCGGTCGAGCATGGCGGGATCGACGTCCTTCCAGCGCTGCGCGAGCTCCTCCGCGGTCACGATCTCGGGGGCCTCGTCCTCGAACGGCTCCCGCAGCACCCGCGTGAAGCGCAGGATCTCGGCGCTCGAGCCGTTCGCCCGCTCGATCAGCCGCCTGATGGCCTCGAGCGTGAAGCCCTCGTCCTGGAGCTCGCGGATGAGCTGGATGCGGGCCACGTGCTCGGCGCCGTAGTAGCCGGTCCGGCCGCGCATCTCAGGCGGCGGCAGCAGCCCGCGCGACTGGTGCGCGCGGATGTTGCGCGCCGTCATGCCGGTGCGGTGCGCGATCTCGTCGATCGTCAGGTCGTCGTTTGTGACGTCGCTCACGGGGTAATCCTAACATCTTGATTGTTACATCGATCGGTGTAACATGCGCCGTGCAATCGACTTTGGAGAACCCTCGATGATGCGCCCACGACGACTTGTCACGCTGACCGCCGCCCTCGGCGGGTCCCTCGTGTCCGCCACGGCAGCGGCCGGCCCGGCGCTCGCGGCGGTCGAGACCAAGCCCGCCGGCGGCGCCGCGCTCGACCAGGTGATCATCGCCACCGCCGGCGCCGTCATCGCCACCAGCGTGCTCATGTGGCTGGTCACCGCCCATCGTCGCCGCAGCGGGACCATCCTCGAGCGCACGGCGAACTTCGCGGCCCGCATCGGCCGGCTGCCGTCGTGGGCGGCGCTGCCCGCCGCCATCGCCGGAGGCGCGCTGCTGATCGCGCTGCTGGGGATGATGTGGGACATCGCCCTCCACGCCGGCGACGGGCGTGACGAGGGCCCGCTGGCCAACCCCGCGCACTACCTCATCCTCGTCGGCCTCTTCGGCGTCTTCGCCGCCGGGGTGCTGGCCATGACGCTGCCGAAGGGCGAGCGCCCCGGCAGGGCCGCCGTCAAGCTCGGCAAGGACTGGTACGCGCCGGTCGGCGGCGTGCTGATGGCGGCCGCGGGCGGGTTCGCGCTGCTCGGCTTCCCGCTCGACGACGTGTGGCACCGCATGTTCGGCCAGGACGTCACGCTCTGGGGCCCCACCCATCTCATGCTCATCGGCGGCGCCGGAATGACGCTCGTCGGTCAGGCCATCCTGCTGGCCGAGGGCATGCGGGCGCAGGGACGCGACCGGAAGGCCGGGGACAGCGGCGACACCCCGCCGGTCGTGGTCATGCTCCGGCGCGTGGGGCTCATGGGAGGGCTGCTGCTCGGCCTGTCCACCTTCCAGGCCGAGTTCGACTTCGGCGTGCCGCAGTTCCAGGCCATCTTCCACCCCATCCTCATCGCGCTCGCCGCGGGGATCGGGCTCGTGGCCGCGCGCATCTGGATCGGGCGCGGCGGGGCCGTGGCCGCCGCCGCGTTCTTCCTCGTGATCCGCGCGGGCGTGGCCGTCATCGTCGGCCCGGTCCTCGGGGAGAGCACGCCCTACTTCCCGCTCTACATCGGCGGAGCCGTGGCCATCGAGCTCGTGGCGCTCGCCATCGCCGCGCGCGAGCGGCCCTTGGCCTTCGGCGCGGCCGCCGGCGTGGCGCTCGGCACCGTCGGATTCGCCACGGAGTACGCGTGGACCCAGGTCTTCATGCCGATCGCCTGGAACGAGGCCCTGCTGCCCGGGGGCATGCTCCTCGCGCTCGCGGCCGCGGTCGCGGCCGGCCTGATCGGCGCGCTGCTGGGCTCGGGCCTGCGCGGCGAGCTCGCCCGGCCGGGAGTGGCGCGGCCGGTGTTCATCGGCTCGCTGCTGGTGATCGGCGCGCTCGTGGCCAATGGGCTCGTGACCACCGAGCCCGAGGGCCTGCGCGCGCAGGTGCAGCTGCAGGAGGTCGACGGCGACACCGAGCGCGACGTGCTTGCCACCGTGCGGGTGGACCCGCCGGACGCCGCCGAGGGCTCCCACTGGTTCAACGCGCTCGCGTGGGGCGGCGGCGGCAAGATCGTCGTGGACAAGCTCGAGCGAGTGGGCGAGGGCGTCTACCGCTCCACCGAGCCGCTGCCCGTGGGCGGCTCTTACAAGTCGGCGATCCGCCTGCACGACGGCCGCGCCATGCTCCTCGCACCCGTGTACGCACCGGAGGACCGGGCCCTGGATGCGCCGGAGATCCCGGCCACGGCGGGCTTCACGCGCCCCTTCGCGGACGAGACGCAGTTCCTTCAGCGCGAGCTCAAGGAGGACACTCCGGCCTGGCTCTGGACGGTGTCGTCGCTGGTGGTGCTCCTGATCTCCCTCGGCTTCGTCTGGACGCTGGCGTGGGGGGTGGCGCGCGTGTCGCGCCTCGACACCGCGCCGCCCGCCGGCCCTGGACGGCGCGAGCGCGCCGAGCCGGTGGCCACCGCCAGCCCGATCGGGGCGAGTTAGCGCTCAGCCGTAGCTCGCGGCCAGGCCGGCGAAGGAGTCGAGCTCGCGTTCGACGTCGCCGGCCTCCGCGGGCGTGAGCCAGAAGACGGTGCGGTCGCCGCCGGCGCCCTCCAGCCGCTCGATCGCCGCGGGGTCCGCAGGGGCGCCGAAGAGCGTGACCGGGATGCGGCCGCGTCCGGCCTCCTCGCCGCGGCGCTGCAGCTTCTCGATGCGCCCGGCCAGGCGCTCCACGTCGTCGAAGCGGTTGGGCATCCAGGCGTCGCCGTAGGCCAGCACCCGGTCGAGCGCGCCCTTCCCCAACCCACCCACGAGCACGGGCGGATGCGGCCGCTGCACCGGCTTGGGCCACGACCAGAGCGGGCCGAAGTCCACCCGGCGGCCGTGGTAGGCGGCCTCGTCCTCGGTCCAGATGACCTTCATCGCCTCGATCCGCTCGCGCATCAGCCCGAAGCGCCGCGACGGGTCCGTGCCGTGGTTGCGCATCTCCTCGAGGTTCCAGCCGCCGCCCACGCCGAACAGGAAGCGGCCGCCCGAGAGCTGGTCCACGCTCGCCACCTCCTTCGCCGTGGTGATGGGGTCCCGCTCCACCACGAGGCAGATGCCGGTGCCCAGCAGCAGCCGCTCGGTGACCGCTGCCGCGGCGCCGAGCGCGACGAAGGGATCGAGCGTGTGGCTGTACTCGCGCGGCAGCTCGCGGCCGTCGAGGTAGGGCGTCTCGCGGCTCGCGGGGATGTGGGTGTGCTCCGGGAAGAAGAGCGACTCGAAGCCGCGCTCCTCCGCCATCCGCGCCAGCTGCGGCGGGCTCACTGCGTAGTCCGTGGGGAACATCGCGACGCCGAAGCGCATTGCCGGAAAGCCTAGCCGGCGTTCAAGTCCAGCGGCCCCCGGTCGATGATCTGGAGAGCGCGGTCGGCCCAGCACCCCGCAGACCGTCTGGACGAACGATGAGGCTAATCGCCACGAGACGCCTGACGCCCGGAACCCGGCTCGGACGGGACATTCCGGCGAGCGGCGGCGGCACGGTGCCGCTCCTGCGAGCGGGCGTCGAGATCACCGCGCGCCACCGCGACGCTCTCATCTCGGCCGGCATCAACGCCGTCTACGTGGACGACGAGCTGAGCCGCGGCATCAACGTCCCGCGCGCGCTCAGCGACGAGACGCGGCACGAGGCCCGCGTCGCCCTGGACCGCGCGATCGGCCAGGCCCGCCCCAAGCTCGACCGCCCGCTCCCGGACGAGAGCATGACCGATCTCCAGCGGGTGGCCGGCCTGATCGCCGCCGAGGTCGCGGGCTCGGGCGATGCCGCGCTGGCGCTCAGCGACCTCGCCGGCGCGGACGCCTACACGATGGAGCACTCGATCGACGTGACCGTGGTCGGGCTCCTGATCGCGCGCAGGCTCTTCCGCGAGCGCGGCCGCGTGGACTTCCGCGGCGAGCGCGCGTTCGACCGCGTGGAGCACCACCTGACGCAGCTCGGCGTGGGGCTGATGCTGCACGACATCGGCAAGCTGGCCATCCCGATCGACGTGCTCAACAAGCCGGGCGCCCTCGACCAGGAGGAATGGGAGCTCATGCGCCGGCACCCGCTCACCGGGGTG
The sequence above is drawn from the Thermoleophilaceae bacterium genome and encodes:
- a CDS encoding M23 family metallopeptidase; its protein translation is MHSHPRAGRLACVTAALGVAATASAGLASAAPEERPARPGTLRALLDAPAPAGPVRGERLLAGLPPRAGARREPRRERAVHPVKGRVGYGEAIARFGVSRPGHVHQGQDVFAAAGTPLRVVRDARVVDAGSGDGRGNWVALHSRRDRRTYVYFHMQRPAEVEPGERVRAGQRIGRLGCTGSCFGDHLHFEVHRGRGTSRGAAIDPLPLLRRWSRG
- a CDS encoding bile acid:sodium symporter, yielding MEDSSTFATIALPLALVLIMGSLGLSLTPGDFRRVFTQPRGVLIGLGNLVLLSPLLAFGVAEAFGLAAVLAVGLVLLGSSPGGATANLFTHLAKGETALAVSMTAVSSVLAAIVIPLYLGLAITHFDAPGLTDDVEVIGISARVFAITVVPLTIGMWIRRRRTEWARRHEDRAKIIAISALAIVIVIAVIDEFELIQENFTTLVFAALAFNVAAMTMSYTISRVARLTERQATAVALELGIHNGTVAIAVAALVDTRLAAPAAVYTLPMFINGALFARAMARRNAAALAQAEAGAAAAGEPAAAGAAPRI
- a CDS encoding MerR family transcriptional regulator; this encodes MSDVTNDDLTIDEIAHRTGMTARNIRAHQSRGLLPPPEMRGRTGYYGAEHVARIQLIRELQDEGFTLEAIRRLIERANGSSAEILRFTRVLREPFEDEAPEIVTAEELAQRWKDVDPAMLDRSVKLGLLRPLTDGTFEIASPRLQHAADELTALGLSQEQALDLAAELRKHADRVAHVYAKLFLEHVWKPFEADGSPEERWPEVRSALERLRPLAGESLVAMFGLAMNDAIDHEVGREVARLERGAPSRTAGVRRRRSRG
- a CDS encoding RNA-binding S4 domain-containing protein, encoding MAGDAQEVPITGDMIRLGQLLKLSGVVEAGGEMKAFLAEEGVFVNGEPEARRGRQLHPGDSVRVGDDELLVVAVP
- a CDS encoding LLM class F420-dependent oxidoreductase; the encoded protein is MRFGVAMFPTDYAVSPPQLARMAEERGFESLFFPEHTHIPASRETPYLDGRELPREYSHTLDPFVALGAAAAVTERLLLGTGICLVVERDPITTAKEVASVDQLSGGRFLFGVGGGWNLEEMRNHGTDPSRRFGLMRERIEAMKVIWTEDEAAYHGRRVDFGPLWSWPKPVQRPHPPVLVGGLGKGALDRVLAYGDAWMPNRFDDVERLAGRIEKLQRRGEEAGRGRIPVTLFGAPADPAAIERLEGAGGDRTVFWLTPAEAGDVERELDSFAGLAASYG
- a CDS encoding Ig-like domain-containing protein, whose protein sequence is MRAGAPTFVIALLAAALALVAAPQAARAAGMTTHAWMADVGIDRVEDQALRELLSTQRATVGSGASYPDSGYYLGAVHPGADFGEITHWEQFINAYVAHIRSKPGCEGTLTDPRGPCAQLVAHLMGAAAHGLGDETWDWMFESQMPDHGEHPHDRRRVDDQPGWAELGTLPAGGSELQSLLIGLDDATVGDDDHPLFGVINSPEYNMDVVAINDHGRVWFDSLPPPVSDLVEVYRDIGRDDVTADGITVAWAGITAILAAERASILDAQGVRNDMPWSAANMTTSQGGVFHSAEMIAGYYEALWHKLLDDEHPAPRVVGTAPFDGTEGVPTDWAGAQTFAGPHGDGDKRIIAVLSNGLAYDAPRHRPGAMRLFDEHGNEVPPRAGFPQTGPYGGPGVHSIAFFPAGDLAACTTYTAEVTTELADHAGVSLAEPYRWSFTTGGCP
- a CDS encoding HD-GYP domain-containing protein, whose protein sequence is MRLIATRRLTPGTRLGRDIPASGGGTVPLLRAGVEITARHRDALISAGINAVYVDDELSRGINVPRALSDETRHEARVALDRAIGQARPKLDRPLPDESMTDLQRVAGLIAAEVAGSGDAALALSDLAGADAYTMEHSIDVTVVGLLIARRLFRERGRVDFRGERAFDRVEHHLTQLGVGLMLHDIGKLAIPIDVLNKPGALDQEEWELMRRHPLTGVEMLPGSAIGARAKSVVRSHHERWDGAGYPDGIAGEAISQFARIASVADVFDAVTSERPYARAAVQNVGVSIIRSGSGAAFDPEVVEIFLDVVPPYPPGSEITLSDGRRGVVVSAEAGRFELPLVRVHHDAGGRSVTPYEVDLVEHPELTPGPGAPAAA